A stretch of Plutella xylostella chromosome 10, ilPluXylo3.1, whole genome shotgun sequence DNA encodes these proteins:
- the LOC105394144 gene encoding 28S rRNA (cytosine-C(5))-methyltransferase, translating into MFEHSVKVPRPYKIAANIYKKVATEGGSVKTLLYDNKLRHFRTNALFALITETIKHSSYIDKIFGKCNILVNEPRLDPWLARVLTSELLFGKKELPGKSKPEQLINSYKEQFESYKAEHQEDLKTSDVRRPRYVRINTNLLTTSDAVRAFQDEGYNFVRCTSGSYDDYLQQIQSLSEYDFTQDYHVKTVYVFPTGTKLHNHELYLENNIILQDKATSLAVHLLAPPQGSVVLDMCAAPGMKTSQVAAYMRNEGKVYAVERNETRYQTLCEFVEKTGCKCVTTMHKDALELKRGDFDDVEYILLDPSCSGSGMDFSVHNYIEPARLAKLTSLQEKFLKHAMNAFPKAKRIVYSTCSLYPEENERVVTNSVMVSRARWRVQDVKELLKGQWNNFGSNMYGSIGVRCLYAKPDSDLTTGFFLAVLDREPKDAERSQKNGDETNGENNEVDKKSLKRKSKKDDDGVDDVQNDVLENATQDGNERKKNKKKKNKISESNGDEYIAPAEQNGDTDIMAENNVEVEESKKRKKKKKVKREKEVTENVIDEETSTPVDTVNEEVVTKKKKKKKRNESETAEAEEINVVAEVDNEIQNKKKKKRSKDDLLDENVVANTDEAPKKKKKKHKRETTEVE; encoded by the exons ATGTTTGAGCATTCCGTGAAAGTGCCAAGACCTTATAAAATAGCtgcaaatatttataaaaaagttgcCACTGAAGGAGGCAGCGTAAAGACGTTGTTATACGACAACAAACTTCGTCATTTT AGGACCAATGCGCTATTTGCGCTGATAACAGAAACGATAAAACATTCATCTTACATTGACAAAATCTTTGGAAAATGTAATATTCTCGTCAATGAACCGCGTCTGGACCCGTGGCTGGCCAGGGTCCTCACTTCAGAACTACTGTTTGGCAAAAAAGAACTGCCCGGGAAAAGTAAACCCGAGCAACTGATAAATTCATACAAAGAGCAATTTGAAAGCTACAAGGCTGAGCACCAAGAAGATTTGAAGACCTCAG ATGTGCGAAGGCCTCGCTATGTCCGCATCAACACAAACCTGTTAACTACCTCTGATGCTGTCCGAGCTTTTCAAGATGAGGGCTACAACTTTGTCCGATGCACTTCGGGCTCTTACGATGACTACCTACAGCAGATACAGAGCCTTTCAGAGTACGACTTCACTCAAGACTACCATGTGAAGACTGTATATGTGTTCCCGACTGGCACTAAACTGCACAACCATGAGTTATATTTGGAGAACAATATCATTTTGCAAGACAAG GCGACCTCGCTAGCGGTGCACCTGCTGGCGCCACCTCAGGGCAGCGTGGTGCTGGACATGTGCGCCGCGCCCGGCATGAAGACTTCCCAGGTGGCCGCGTACATGAGGAATGAG GGAAAAGTCTATGCAGTGGAGAGAAACGAGACTCGATACCAGACCCTGTGTGAGTTCGTGGAGAAGACCGGCTGCAAGTGTGTGACCACCATGCACAAGGACGCTCTCGAACTGAAGAGAGGGGACTTTGACGACGTCGAGTATATCCTTCTGGACCCAAGCTGCTCGGGATCAG GAATGGATTTCAGCGTGCACAACTACATCGAGCCGGCGCGCCTCGCCAAGCTCACGTCGCTTCAGGAGAAATTCCTGAAACATGCCATGAACGCGTTCCCGAAAGCCAAGAGAATCGTCTACAGCACTTGCTCCCTCTATCCAGAAGAGAACGAAAGAGTGGTCACCAACTCAGTCATGGTTTCGAGAGCCAGGTGGCGAGTCCAAGATGTCAAAGAATTGCTAAAAGGTCAATGGAACAATTTTGGCTCGAACATGTATGGCAGTATCGGTGTACGTTGTCTGTATGCTAAGCCTGACTCTGATTTGACGACTGGCTTCTTTCTAGCAGTGCTTGATAGAGAACCAAAGGATGCTGAGAGGAGTCAAAAGAACGGAGACGAGACTAATGGGGAGAATAATGAAGTTGATAAGAAATCTCTGAAGAGAAAATCTAAAAAAGATGATGATGGTGTAGACGATGTACAAAACGATGTACTGGAAAATGCGACACAAGATGgaaatgaaagaaagaaaaataagaagaagaaaaataaaatatcagaaTCTAATGGTGATGAATACATAGCCCCCGCTGAGCAAAACGGCGACACTGATATAATGGCGGAAAATAATGTGGAAGTTGAAGAATCTAAGAAACgcaaaaagaagaaaaaagtaaAACGGGAGAAAGAGGTAACGGAAAATGTAATAGATGAAGAAACCAGTACACCCGTAGACACTGTCAACGAAGAAGTCGtaactaaaaagaagaaaaagaaaaaacgtAATGAATCGGAAACTGCAGAAGCGGAGGAAATAAATGTAGTTGCTGAAGTTGATAacgaaattcaaaataaaaagaagaaaaagcGTTCCAAAGATGACCTTTTAGATGAGAACGTCGTTGCAAACACAGACGAAGCGcctaaaaagaagaaaaagaaacacaAACGCGAAA
- the LOC105394134 gene encoding leucine-rich repeat-containing protein 23, producing the protein MLRSRLNFTSDDSELKIKGEVKIFPPRKDSIYEETSEHVARKLFKSEVSVRLSMIGKTAEGDGYTYVKAICTNMGLTNIDAMLSFKHLQYIDVSHNKLTLVNLQVLTKLPYVLFLQADDNKLDSAALNPMEYLQVIVMNYNKITSVSDVYQPELSTLELGHNKIDEVKFERKLTKLRCLDLRYNNIKVMSDICDLQCLDSLYLAGNKVKSLAGLDKLENLRILHLRFNPLKKLNGLNKNNRKLQYINLRSCMVGTLKQIKKLKVLPALDTLVLKGTPYFGGTGEDIKGGDDDEEEEDPDLRIEVLAAVPRLKKLNKTDFTDEERAEAKELIAQWIEEGEKEDEEEEEAEDEEEKEGEQEGEEQENEKGQEVDGEQDIEEDE; encoded by the exons ATGTTAAGGTCACGCTTAAACTTCACGTCCGATGATTCCGAACTAAAGATTAAAGGGGAAGTAAAAATCTTTCCACCGCGAAAAGACAGCATCTACGAGGAAACCAGCGAGCATGTGGCGAGGAAACTGTTCAAGTCAGAGGTCAGCGTCAGGCTGAGCATGATAGGGAAAACCGCAGAGGGTGACGG ATACACATATGTCAAGGCGATATGTACCAACATGGGTCTCACCAACATAGACGCGATGCTCAGCTTCAAACATCTGCAGTACATAGACGTATCCCACAACAAACTCACTTTAGTCAACCTTCAAGTCCTAACGAAACTACCTTACGTTCTGTTTCTACAAGCTGATGATAATAAACTTGATTCCGCAGCGCTCAACCCCATGGAGTACCTTCAAGTGATAGTAATGAACTACAACAAAATAACCTCAGTTTCTGATGTTTACCAACCAGAACTTTCCACTCTGGAGCTCGGTCACAACAAAATAGACGAAGTTAAGTTTGAAAGGAAGTTGACCAAACTACGCTGCCTTGACTTGCggtacaataatattaaagtCATGTCGGATATATGCGATTTGCAATGCTTGGACAGTCTCTATTTGGCAGGGAATAAGGTCAAAAGTTTGGCGGGGCTTGACAAATTGGAAAATTTAAGGATTTTACATCTGCGGTTTAATCCTTTAAAGAAACTCAATGGGTTGAACAAGAATAACAGAAAACTCCAATATATTAACTTGCGAAGCTGCATGGTGGGCACGTTGAAGcaaataaagaaattaaag GTACTTCCCGCCTTAGACACTCTGGTCCTCAAAGGCACTCCCTACTTTGGCGGTACTGGTGAGGATATTAAGGGAGGTGATGACGATGAAGAGGAGGAAGACCCTGACTTGAGGATCGAGGTGCTGGCAGCCGTGCCGCGCCTCAAGAAGCTTAACAAGACTGATTTTACTGATGAGGAAAG GGCAGAAGCCAAAGAGCTGATAGCGCAGTGGATAGAAGAAGGTGAGAAGGAggatgaagaagaagaagaggcAGAAGACGAAGAAGAGAAAGAGGGAGAACAGGAAGGAGAAGAGCAGGAGAATGAGAAGGGCCAAGAAGTAGATGGAGAACAAGATATTGAGGAGGATGAATAG